Proteins encoded together in one Vigna angularis cultivar LongXiaoDou No.4 chromosome 5, ASM1680809v1, whole genome shotgun sequence window:
- the LOC108325647 gene encoding cytosolic sulfotransferase 15 codes for MASTEGLQAYEEEKLLLRHPKERGWGSRHLYLFQHFWCPSTHIEGVINFQKHFQAKDSDVIVASFPKSGTTWLKALTFSIVNRKRFSSFDNHPLLTSNSHELVPFLDFIFHGDNIQHKLSYLSNMTEPRVFGTHIPFPSLPNSIKESNCKIIYICRNPFDAFVSSWTFFNKTKSGSLHELTIEEALEKYCKGIVGFGPTWEHMLGYWKESIATPNKVLFLKYEGLKEDANFYVRSVAEFLDCPFTEEEESNGVIENIIKLCSFEKMKNLEVNKSGAFDRNIEKKYLFRKGEIGDWVNYFSPAMTEKLSKTMEEKLGGSGLSF; via the coding sequence ATGGCTTCAACAGAAGGGCTTCAAGCATATGAAGAAGAGAAGCTCCTTCTGCGCCATCCCAAAGAGAGGGGTTGGGGATCACGCCATCTCTATCTTTTTCAACACTTTTGGTGTCCATCAACTCATATTGAAGGTGTAATCAATTTTCAAAAGCACTTTCAGGCAAAAGACAGTGATGTTATTGTTGCCAGCTTTCCAAAATCAGGTACTACTTGGTTGAAAGCCCTTACTTTTTCTATTGTCAACAGAAAACGTTTCTCATCTTTTGATAATCATCCATTACTCACTTCCAATTCTCATGAACTTGTTCCTTTCCTTGACTTCATCTTTCATGGTGATAACATCCAACACAAACTTTCTTACCTCTCCAATATGACTGAACCGAGAGTTTTTGGTACTCACATTCCATTCCCTTCCCTCCCCAACTCAATCAAGGAATCCAACTGTAAGATAATTTATATCTGCAGAAACCCTTTTGACGCATTCGTTTCTTCTTGGACCTTCTTCAATAAAACAAAGTCAGGCTCTTTGCATGAACTAACAATAGAGGAAGCTTTAGAAAAGTACTGCAAGGGAATAGTTGGGTTTGGTCCGACTTGGGAGCATATGTTAGGTTACTGGAAAGAGAGCATAGCAACACCAAACAAGGTTCTCTTCTTGAAGTATGAAGGACTCAAAGAAGATGCCAATTTTTACGTGAGAAGTGTTGCAGAATTCTTGGACTGTCCATTCACAGAAGAAGAGGAAAGTAACGGAGTGAttgaaaacataataaagttatGCAGTTTTGAGAAAATGAAGAATCTAGAAGTGAATAAATCTGGAGCATTTGACAGGAACATTGAGAAAAAGTACTTATTTCGGAAGGGTGAAATAGGAGATTGGGTAAACTACTTTTCACCAGCTATGAcagaaaaattatcaaaaacaaTGGAAGAAAAATTAGGTGGATCTGGTCTATCCTTTTAA